From one Comamonas piscis genomic stretch:
- a CDS encoding IPTL-CTERM sorting domain-containing protein — protein sequence MAIIAAAALAPAVMAASGAPLPRCDASAQSFYLTRYSGPAATGTPPTAVLDLATAPATGTVAISQIWSGATAPTVSSREIGLTPPNPPLPAGASVAGGMGKDGYIYTMRAIDGDNSWDTSPAAGWASAAGGGWRSHTRYYEMLRYGRDGVDNLGIVTGLGPYQTDPTNAATLVPGAIDLRLGPNFNAADIDPVTGIMYLANFQAGGALNRVFKIDVTQTPPLYVGTLNLSSNIPGAQSGDFAIDAGGQWAYGIATTGNIISGTSVSYRFNLSSGAVETLAPVSPAPFNAPYGAAARLPNATDKLAFYGLGTRIMSIPAGTVGPSQSTAGATSGDAAACLPKLTATLVCTPDALVDAAGNVSTCTVTLDQAAPAGGMAIALTPPAANPRYTSNCGSSILVDAGQTSASCTITATPNTTPGDGDVTAAIALATPTASDDYVLGTPSAAEVMVRNDDMAVTPLVNLSCTPSSLVDAASQVATCTISLSAPAPASGSSITLTPPAGSTRYTSSCSSPVVIAAGATESSCTITATPNTVVGDGSVTALVQLLAGSGYALGPNSQASVQVNDDDLPINPGNAKRVPTLNPWALALMGLLLAAAGALWLRRRHD from the coding sequence TTGGCCATCATCGCTGCGGCTGCGCTGGCCCCGGCGGTCATGGCCGCATCGGGCGCCCCACTGCCCCGCTGCGACGCCAGCGCGCAATCGTTCTACCTGACCCGCTACTCCGGTCCGGCGGCCACGGGCACACCGCCCACAGCGGTGCTGGACCTGGCGACCGCGCCGGCGACCGGCACCGTGGCCATTTCGCAAATATGGAGCGGCGCCACGGCGCCCACCGTCTCCTCCCGAGAAATAGGATTGACACCGCCCAACCCACCATTGCCCGCAGGCGCCTCCGTCGCGGGCGGCATGGGCAAGGATGGCTATATCTATACGATGCGCGCCATCGATGGGGACAACAGCTGGGATACCAGCCCGGCAGCGGGCTGGGCCAGTGCAGCGGGAGGCGGATGGCGCAGCCATACCCGCTATTACGAGATGCTGCGCTATGGCCGCGATGGCGTGGACAACCTGGGCATCGTGACGGGGCTGGGACCCTACCAAACCGACCCGACCAATGCGGCGACTTTGGTGCCTGGCGCCATCGACCTGCGCCTGGGTCCCAATTTCAACGCGGCCGATATTGATCCCGTCACCGGCATCATGTACCTGGCGAACTTTCAGGCCGGCGGCGCGCTGAACCGGGTCTTCAAGATCGACGTGACGCAGACCCCGCCGCTGTATGTCGGAACCTTGAACCTGTCCAGCAATATTCCCGGTGCGCAGTCGGGCGACTTTGCCATTGATGCCGGCGGGCAATGGGCCTATGGCATTGCCACGACCGGAAACATCATCAGCGGCACCTCGGTCAGCTACCGGTTCAACCTGTCTTCCGGCGCCGTGGAGACCTTGGCACCCGTGTCACCCGCGCCGTTCAACGCCCCATATGGCGCAGCAGCCCGGCTGCCGAATGCCACGGACAAGCTGGCCTTCTATGGACTGGGCACACGCATCATGAGCATCCCTGCCGGCACAGTCGGCCCCAGCCAGAGCACCGCAGGGGCGACCAGTGGCGATGCCGCCGCCTGCCTGCCCAAGCTGACGGCCACCCTGGTCTGCACACCCGATGCGCTGGTCGATGCAGCGGGCAATGTCTCCACCTGTACGGTCACTTTGGACCAGGCAGCGCCTGCAGGGGGCATGGCCATTGCGCTCACACCACCGGCAGCCAACCCGCGCTATACCAGCAACTGTGGCAGCTCCATCCTGGTGGACGCCGGGCAGACCAGCGCAAGCTGCACCATCACCGCCACACCAAACACGACGCCCGGTGATGGCGATGTGACCGCAGCCATCGCGCTGGCGACGCCCACCGCAAGCGATGACTATGTGCTGGGCACCCCGTCGGCAGCCGAGGTAATGGTTCGCAATGACGACATGGCAGTGACGCCCCTGGTCAACCTCAGTTGCACACCCAGCAGTTTGGTGGATGCCGCAAGCCAGGTAGCGACCTGCACCATCAGTCTGAGTGCGCCCGCGCCCGCCAGTGGCAGCAGCATCACGCTCACTCCGCCAGCTGGCAGCACCCGCTACACCAGCAGTTGCAGCTCTCCCGTTGTCATCGCTGCGGGGGCGACAGAGAGCAGTTGCACGATCACCGCGACACCCAATACCGTCGTCGGCGACGGCAGTGTTACCGCGTTGGTACAGCTGCTCGCCGGCTCTGGCTATGCGCTGGGCCCGAACAGCCAGGCGAGCGTTCAGGTCAACGATGACGATCTGCCCATTAACCCCGGCAATGCCAAACGTGTGCCGACGCTGAACCCATGGGCCCTGGCCTTGATGGGGCTGTTGCTGGCCGCGGCGGGCGCGCTGTGGCTGCGCAGGCGCCACGACTAA
- a CDS encoding IPTL-CTERM sorting domain-containing protein: protein MKKFLAYLSMACGVMAFSATANAVPMQWTVSETTFDDGGTVTGSFVYDADTNIYSNIRLRTTAGTEGSAAEFRTQCTTAYCLASLPELLFIASSNQANLSNVPLLDIEPSAPLTNTPETVDLAFGMSFLCSNAECTGIGTGLRVAFSGKLTGALYIAPVTPTSVPTSSPIGLGLMALLLATAAWMYRRRRSGY, encoded by the coding sequence ATGAAAAAGTTTTTGGCCTATCTCAGCATGGCCTGCGGTGTCATGGCATTCAGCGCCACCGCGAACGCCGTGCCTATGCAATGGACAGTGTCGGAGACCACCTTTGATGACGGAGGCACGGTGACGGGCTCTTTCGTGTACGACGCCGATACGAATATCTACAGCAATATCCGCCTAAGAACCACGGCGGGAACGGAGGGCTCTGCAGCCGAGTTCCGCACGCAATGCACGACGGCGTACTGCCTGGCATCTTTGCCGGAATTGCTGTTCATTGCATCGTCCAACCAAGCCAATCTCAGCAATGTCCCGTTGCTGGATATCGAACCCTCCGCTCCGCTCACCAATACCCCTGAGACCGTGGATCTGGCATTTGGCATGTCCTTTCTGTGCAGCAATGCGGAATGCACTGGAATCGGGACCGGCCTGCGCGTTGCCTTCAGCGGAAAGCTGACGGGCGCCCTGTATATAGCTCCCGTGACGCCCACCAGTGTTCCGACCAGTAGTCCCATAGGATTAGGGTTGATGGCGTTGTTGTTGGCCACTGCCGCTTGGATGTATCGCCGCCGTCGTTCTGGATACTGA